The proteins below are encoded in one region of Juglans microcarpa x Juglans regia isolate MS1-56 chromosome 4D, Jm3101_v1.0, whole genome shotgun sequence:
- the LOC121261586 gene encoding putative UPF0481 protein At3g02645, translated as MDRSINNIEDDQELSHLFVSLREKLERIPSISSDCCIFRVPKRLRELNEKAYTPRVVSIGPLHHDNEDLRAMEVPKLRYLKNFLLRTNVSMEDYLNLLKGREERLRNSYGEPIKLTSNEFLEMILVDAAFVIEVMLQYHSPNKANYNGYHFILGNRSLIKDVKYDMLLLENQLPFFILEELFLKARIIIPPEHDERLSLIRLTHHVFETQAYLEGVGQPLGKICLSEIEHFVHFIRICQLPQTLPPKGKLRTVSIPSATQLHQTGVKFKVASTGNLYDLRFKNGVLEIPHLRVRGSTESLFGNLIAFEQCRFDADYISDYLFVMDRLIETRKDVEVLVRNGIIESKLLDSKGVVTFIKHLVPGTIMRGKKFYFTDVCEDLNAHCNVLWNKWKVTLREDYFSSPWAVLSITAAATLLLLTSIQTVCSIISL; from the coding sequence ATGGATAGAAGCATTAATAACATTGAAGATGATCAAGAGCTATCCCATTTGTTTGTCTCTCTGAGAGAGAAGCTGGAAAGAATTCCTTCCATATCCTCCGATTGTTGCATCTTTAGAGTTCCTAAACGACTCCGAGAGTTAAATGAAAAGGCATACACTCCTCGGGTAGTCTCTATCGGTCCACTGCACCATGACAACGAGGACCTCCGAGCCATGGAAGTGCCCAAACTGCGTTACCTCAAAAACTTTTTACTGAGGACCAATGTGAGCATGGAGGACTATCTCAATCTTTTGAAGGGGAGAGAAGAAAGACTTCGCAACTCTTACGGAGAACCCATCAAACTTACGAGTAATGAGTTTCTGGAAATGATTCTGGTGGATGCAGCTTTCGTCATTGAGGTAATGTTGCAGTACCATTCCCCAAACAAGGCAAATTATAATGGATATCACTTTATACTTGGTAACCGATCGCTGATTAAAGATGTCAAGTATGACATGTTACTACTTGAAAATCAgcttccatttttcattttggagGAGCTCTTTCTCAAGGCCAGAATCATCATTCCTCCCGAACATGATGAGAGACTCTCTCTAATTAGGCTTACCCATCACGTCTTCGAAACGCAGGCATATTTGGAGGGGGTAGGTCAACCTCTAGGAAAAATATGCTTATCTGAAATAGAACATTTTGTTCATTTCATAAGAATTTGTCAACTACCACAGACCCTACCACCCAAAGGAAAACTAAGAACTGTAAGCATACCCAGTGCAACACAGCTACATCAGACTGGGGTCAAATTTAAGGTTGCATCAACTGGAAACCTCTATGACTTAAGATTCAAAAATGGAGTTCTGGAGATTCCACATCTACGAGTTCGAGGTTCAACAGAGTCCCTTTTTGGTAACCTCATTGCCTTTGAGCAATGCCGTTTTGATGCTGATTACATCAGTGACTATCTATTTGTCATGGATCGTCTCATTGAAACTCGAAAAGATGTGGAAGTACTTGTTCGGAATGGAATCATCGAAAGTAAGCTACTCGACAGCAAAGGGGTGGTGACTTTCATTAAGCACCTTGTCCCAGGAACAATCATGCGTggtaaaaaattctattttactGATGTTTGTGAAGACTTGAATGCTCACTGCAATGTCCTGTGGAACAAGTGGAAGGTAACCTTGAGGGAAGATTACTTCAGTTCTCCATGGGCTGTCCTTTCTATTACCGCAGCCGCTACACTTCTCTTACTCACTTCCATTCAAACAGTGTGTTCAATCATTTCTCTGTAG